The following are from one region of the Kiritimatiellia bacterium genome:
- a CDS encoding aminodeoxychorismate/anthranilate synthase component II, which yields MIVMIDNYDSFTYNLVHAFGSLGVEIKVFRNDVISAEDVIGLAPAAIVISPGPCTPKEAGISVELIRRASGRIPLLGVCLGHQAIGEAFGAKITGAKAIMHGKTSMISHNGKGLYANLKNPFTAGRYHSLAIARESLPPELLVEAESEDGEIMGVRHRDHCVYGIQFHPESVLTPSGKRLLKNFLEVKDKTRGGKP from the coding sequence TTCTTTCACCTACAACCTCGTGCATGCCTTCGGTTCGCTCGGGGTTGAAATAAAGGTGTTTCGCAACGATGTCATTTCCGCGGAGGACGTCATCGGCCTGGCGCCCGCGGCAATCGTTATTTCGCCCGGCCCCTGCACGCCGAAGGAAGCGGGTATTTCGGTTGAGCTCATCCGCCGGGCGTCCGGACGGATACCGCTTTTGGGCGTGTGTCTCGGGCACCAGGCCATCGGCGAGGCGTTCGGCGCGAAAATAACCGGGGCAAAGGCCATTATGCACGGGAAAACGTCCATGATCAGCCATAACGGCAAGGGGCTTTACGCAAACCTGAAAAATCCTTTCACGGCCGGCCGCTATCACTCGCTGGCCATCGCCCGCGAAAGCCTGCCGCCGGAACTGCTTGTTGAGGCGGAGAGCGAAGACGGCGAAATCATGGGGGTCAGGCACCGGGATCATTGCGTTTACGGCATTCAATTCCATCCCGAGTCGGTCCTCACGCCTTCCGGAAAACGGCTTTTGAAGAACTTTCTTGAAGTGAAGGACAAGACAAGGGGGGGGAAGCCATGA